In a genomic window of Bradyrhizobium sp. LLZ17:
- a CDS encoding enoyl-CoA hydratase/isomerase family protein yields the protein MSDMADAASPPVLEIDGPRATIRLNRPRHLNRLQAEDLGELVNLFDRIEADPAIRVLVLTGTGRAFSAGYDLNSVAERAVSAKEEQSAGSAFEVIVNRLEDLGVPTICRLNGGVYGGSTDLALACDFRIGIDSAEMFMPAARLGLHYYRSGIKRYVTRLGVDNAKKLFLTAQKISAPEMLRIGYLTAMVAVEFLDEEVDKLANILAGNAPHAMRGMKRAINEFARGELDEQAADQRHRDSMRGDEIKEGIKAFAEKRAPRF from the coding sequence ATGTCGGACATGGCCGACGCGGCAAGCCCGCCCGTGCTCGAAATCGACGGACCGCGTGCCACCATCCGCCTCAATCGGCCAAGGCATCTCAACCGGCTGCAGGCGGAAGATCTCGGCGAGCTTGTCAATCTGTTCGACCGCATCGAGGCCGATCCGGCGATCCGCGTGCTGGTGCTGACCGGCACCGGACGCGCCTTCTCCGCGGGCTACGACCTCAACTCAGTCGCCGAACGTGCGGTCAGCGCCAAGGAAGAGCAGAGCGCGGGCTCGGCGTTCGAGGTGATCGTCAACCGGCTCGAGGATCTCGGCGTGCCGACGATCTGCCGGCTCAATGGCGGCGTCTATGGCGGCTCGACCGACCTCGCGCTCGCCTGCGATTTCCGCATCGGTATCGACAGCGCCGAGATGTTCATGCCGGCGGCGCGGCTCGGGCTGCACTACTATAGGAGCGGCATCAAACGCTACGTCACACGGCTCGGCGTCGACAACGCGAAGAAGCTGTTCCTCACCGCGCAGAAGATCAGCGCACCGGAAATGCTACGCATCGGCTATCTCACTGCCATGGTCGCGGTGGAATTTTTGGACGAGGAGGTCGACAAGCTCGCCAACATCCTCGCGGGCAACGCGCCACATGCGATGCGCGGCATGAAGCGCGCGATCAACGAATTCGCCCGCGGCGAGCTCGATGAGCAAGCCGCCGACCAACGCCACCGCGACAGCATGCGCGGCGACGAGATCAAGGAAGGCATCAAGGCGTTTGCGGAGAAGCGAGCGCCGAGGTTTTGA